Proteins co-encoded in one Daphnia carinata strain CSIRO-1 chromosome 3, CSIRO_AGI_Dcar_HiC_V3, whole genome shotgun sequence genomic window:
- the LOC130685239 gene encoding WAG22 antigen-like yields the protein MNLMYFKNLRGDRDGGTTGLLSNTRRTAGIDGGGVSSGGPSYGGVRGLSAGGGANSRSWFNAGVTGGGVGGVSSLARASGPGSGLASSLGTAACGASATGAGVGTGGSTGAGGSGLNTEMHHLRTHPLGLFDLPRHAADGNGGGGFEDTDRGVSGASRNSALASGGPSAAASSANNRWSHGGLDRLDPIIGGGSGSAGNSRPDYRYTRVDRQRMVDSAAVDTSGGVPGGSRSVRSGLYAGEHQFTGEVCLSVSGLSGSGNARGTVHVSGRTGKQVSFGRHSPDVSGSGSSAGTMERERSRESDKRLRGSAGAGGAGPVIGSGISSNKENSENSSRSTFPRSSIVASKRSSPERILASDRGRPSSRDDSADGRRRRPNSTILTAETSLTLPDSRGLGHGRGGSGGAGSSRRGVDGRDVNNRICSNNDPTFDELIDPKDLNLNEIARDCFIIPVHLVNRFLPLGVTLPQTGRASMSVVEVDDPQLIILLHFMTPFMSIQPVFESPLARPASLQGSMASQLLIDLLRDRPGAHGMLLVSIEQDVDYPYINYGAPDRQQTNGEEWQQTARLASLERFEPQNLRYFSDHLVDVYEEAATIARPPLQPACRRPLSNKTGYIVCVYKVFDGDDGEKFERNWLYWTGARILYQCVPRCVGLRRITLHKSVSAGDKLYTLMCECSSFMDHLQEAAYIAPALRARLCGYWSIYRVADVY from the exons ATGAATTTGATGTACTTTAAGAATTTGCGGGGCGACAGGGACGGAGGGACGACTGGGTTGCTAAGCAACACGAGACGAACGGCTGGCATAGACGGTGGCGGTGTCAGCAGCGGAGGTCCTAGTTACGGCGGCGTCAGAGGTCTCAGCGCAGGAGGCGGAGCCAATTCACGCTCCTGGTTCAATGCCGGAGTGACTGGCGGTGGGGTAGGGGGCGTGTCATCACTGGCTCGAGCTTCGGGTCCAGGCAGCGGACTAGCGTCTTCCCTCGGCACAGCTGCTTGTGGTGCTTCAGCCACAGGTGCGGGAGTAGGCACTGGCGGTTCTACGGGAGCGGGCGGCAGCGGCCTCAACACAGAGATGCATCACTTACGCACTCATCCGCTCGGTCTGTTCGACCTGCCGAGACACGCGGCCGACGGCAACGGCGGCGGCGGTTTCGAAGATACTGATCGAGGAGTATCGGGTGCTTCGCGAAATTCGGCGTTGGCCTCGGGCGGCCCGTCGGCAGCCGCTTCTTCGGCCAACAACCGCTGGAGTCACGGCGGCTTGGACCGACTTGATCCAATTATTGGAGGCGGAAGTGGAAGCGCTGGAAATAGTCGACCCGACTACCGTTACACTCGTGTCGACCGACAGAGAATGGTGGACAGTGCAGCAGTCGATACCAGTGGTGGTGTCCCTGGCGGGTCGCGCTCCGTCCGAAGTGGATTGTACGCCGGAGAGCATCAGTTCACCGGCGAGGTGTGTTTAAGTGTTTCCGGATTGAGCGGAAGCGGCAACGCCAGGGGTACTGTACACGTCAGTGGCAGGACGGGCAAACAAGTCAGTTTCGGCCGTCACAGTCCCGACGTTAGTGGCAGTGGCAGCAGTGCTGGAACAATGGAGCGAGAACGATCGCGTGAGTCAGACAAACGATTACGCGGCTCTGCAGGAGCTGGCGGTGCGGGACCAGTCATCGGCAGTGGCATTTCGtccaataaagaaaacagtGAGAACAGCAGTCGTTCCACTTTTCCTCGTTCGTCCATTGTGGCCAGCAAAAGATCCAGTCCCGAACGAATTTTAGCCTCCGATCGAGGGCGGCCTTCCTCCCGCGACGACTCGGCTGACGGCCGAAGACGACGACCGAATTCCACCATTTTGACTGCCGAAACAAGTTTAACATTACCGGATAGCCGAGGACTCGGTCACGGTCGAGGAGGCAGTGGCGGTGCTGGATCGAGTCGGCGAGGTGTTGATGGTCGTGATGTCAATAATCGAATCTGTTCCAACAACGATCCGACATTCGACGAATTGATCGATCCCAAGGACCTCAACTTGAACGAGATTGCGCGCGACTGCTTCATCATCCCCGTCCATCTGGTCAATCGTTTCCTACCTCTCGGAGTCACG CTGCCTCAAACGGGTCGGGCGTCGATGAGCGTCGTGGAAGTCGATGATCCACAGCTCATCATCCTGCTACACTTTATGACGCCGTTCATGTCCATCCAGCCCGTTTTCGAGTCTCCGCTGGCCCGGCCGGCTTCACTGCAAGGCAGCATGGCCTCGCAACTGCTCATCGACCTACTGCGCGATCGACCCGGTGCCCACGGCATGCTGCTCGTCAGCATAGAGCAGGACG TGGACTACCCATACATCAATTACGGAGCGCCCGACAGGCAACAGACCAATGGAGAAGAGTGGCAACAGACGGCCAGGTTGGCGTCGCTTGAACGGTTCGAGCCGCAAAATTTGCGCTATTTCAGCGACCACTTGGTCGACGTCTACGAGGAAGCGGCCACGATCGCCCGGCCGCCGCTCCAACCCGCCTGCCGCCGGCCTCTTTCCAATAAGACGGGCTACATCGTCTGCGTCTACAAGGTCTTTGACGGAGACGACGGAGAAAAGTTTGAGCGCAACTGGCTCTACTGGACAG GAGCCCGGATTCTTTATCAATGCGTGCCGCGCTGCGTGGGATTGCGCCGGATCACGTTGCACAAGTCCGTCTCTGCCGGCGACAAACTCTACACGCTGATGTGCGAGTGTTCGAGCTTCATGGACCATTTGCAAGAGGCGGCTTACATCGCACCGGCCCTGCGCGCCCGTCTCTGCGGCTACTGGTCCATTTACCGGGTGGCCGACGTGTACTAG
- the LOC130685306 gene encoding beta-1,4-glucuronyltransferase 1-like isoform X1, with amino-acid sequence MRRPMWKIHCMTVVFLTGINFYLLVKLLHCAEKGNDHNRTSLAESSSSGIFGWYPGQHGHSRSQLDVQVKGIWKTLQLAERRAKIHQQQHPPAGVKNHVRSSWGNDNDKSWLKEPDVMLDSSTLDLQLGRWDDSRRFVIRDFAVTGHQFHSTAVSHNVCLATQSSLDRLHWLGESADHWRGAISFAIYLDDEEVSIFNKVLTHMRRCHPDLLANIAFHVISSPGQSTALPAAFSATLSSSSGSKFWTETEDGEDSSFGSTANCTGPAEALTWLLKERPSLSAKWESGRPYPQNLMRNVARKGCPSTYVLLLDVDVIPSYNMAESLVEFLDRPTVAAHCPKCAFVVPTYELDYSADFPQNKSQLLALETQGRAQPFHHKAFRYNQFASNLTRWRQTSETDQVVVSHNVTNYEFFYEPFYIARDEAPPHDERFLGYGFTRNTQVYEMALSGWSFHVLSPIFTIHWGMQMKQRRPAWRKNQMDRNRRLFDVIHHELKAKYGLLNKSPVRWHPKPGASSGSGRLNSDVKHQHPLFAAAKSAARTSI; translated from the exons ATGAGGCGCCCCATGTGGAAGATTCACTGCATGACGGTTGTCTTCCTCACCggaatcaatttttatttgctcGTCAAACTGCTTCATTGCGCTGAAAAGGGTAACGATCACAATCGAACGAGCCTTGCAGAATCCTCTTCCAGCGGCATTTTCGGATGGTATCCGGGCCAGCACGGTCACAGCCGTTCTCAATTGGACGTGCAAGTGAAAGGCATTTGGAAGACCCTTCAACTGGCGGAGCGCCGGGCGAAGatacatcaacaacaacatcctCCTGCGGGAGTCAAGAATCACGTTAGAAGTTCGTGGGGAAATGATAATGACAAATCCTGGTTAAAAGAGCCGGACGTGATGTTGGATAGTTCCACGCTGGATTTGCAGCTGGGTCGTTGGGACGATAGTCGTAGGTTCGTCATTAGGGATTTCGCCGTGACTGGACATCAGTTCCACAGTACGGCCGTGAGCCACAACGTTTGTTTGGCGACACAGTCGTCCCTTGACCGACTACATTGGCTGGGCGAGTCGGCAGATCATTGGAGAGGTGCCATTTCGTTTGCTATTTACTTGGACGACGAAGAGGTCAGCATTTTCAACAAAGTATTAACACACATGCGACGGTGTCATCCCGATCTGCTGGCCAACATCGCATTTCACGTCATTTCATCTCCTGGCCAATCTACGGCCCTTCCGGCCGCCTTTTCCGCTACTCTATCTTCATCTTCCGGCAGCAAATTCTGGACGGAAACGGAAGATGGTGAAGATAGCAGTTTCGGTTCAACAGCCAACTGTACCGGTCCAGCGGAGGCTCTCACCTGGTTGCTGAAAGAACGGCCGTCTCTCAGCGCCAAGTGGGAATCTGGCCGTCCGTACCCGCAGAACTTGATGCGTAACGTGGCCCGCAAAGGCTGTCCCAGCACTTATGTTCTGCTCCTGGACGTCGACGTCATCCCATCGTACAACATGGCCGAGTCGTTGGTTGAGTTCCTTGACCGGCCGACAGTGGCCGCTCACTGCCCAAAGTGCGCGTTTGTCGTCCCGACTTACGAGCTGGACTATTCGGCCGATTTCCCTCAGAACAAGTCGCAACTCCTGGCGTTGGAGACGCAGGGCCGTGCTCAACCATTCCATCACAAGGCCTTCCGCTACAACCAGTTTGCCAGCAATCTGACGAG ATGGCGCCAGACTTCTGAAACGGACCAAGTGGTTGTGAGCCACAACGTAACCAACTACGAATTCTTTTACGAGCCATTCTACATCGCCCGAGACGAAGCTCCGCCTCACGACGAACGCTTTTTAGG GTACGGCTTTACGAGAAATACTCAG GTGTATGAAATGGCGTTATCTGGTTGGAGCTTTCACGTGCTCAGTCCCATTTTCACTATCCATTGGGGCATGCAAATGAAACAGCGACGGCCGGCGTGgaggaaaaatcaaatggatcGCAATCGAAGGCTGTTCGACGTCATCCATCACGAGCTGAAAGCCAAATACGGTTTGCTTAACAAGAGCCCAGTCCGATGGCATCCGAAACCTGGAGCCTCAAGCGGCAGCGGTCGATTAAACAGCGATGTCAAGCACCAGCATCCGCTATTCGCCGCGGCTAAATCAGCCGCACGCACTTCCATCTGA
- the LOC130685306 gene encoding beta-1,4-glucuronyltransferase 1-like isoform X3 yields MRRPMWKIHCMTVVFLTGINFYLLVKLLHCAEKGNDHNRTSLAESSSSGIFGWYPGQHGHSRSQLDVQVKGIWKTLQLAERRAKIHQQQHPPAGVKNHVRSSWGNDNDKSWLKEPDVMLDSSTLDLQLGRWDDSRRFVIRDFAVTGHQFHSTAVSHNVCLATQSSLDRLHWLGESADHWRGAISFAIYLDDEEVSIFNKVLTHMRRCHPDLLANIAFHVISSPGQSTALPAAFSATLSSSSGSKFWTETEDGEDSSFGSTANCTGPAEALTWLLKERPSLSAKWESGRPYPQNLMRNVARKGCPSTYVLLLDVDVIPSYNMAESLVEFLDRPTVAAHCPKCAFVVPTYELDYSADFPQNKSQLLALETQGRAQPFHHKAFRYNQFASNLTRWRQTSETDQVVVSHNVTNYEFFYEPFYIARDEAPPHDERFLGCMKWRYLVGAFTCSVPFSLSIGACK; encoded by the exons ATGAGGCGCCCCATGTGGAAGATTCACTGCATGACGGTTGTCTTCCTCACCggaatcaatttttatttgctcGTCAAACTGCTTCATTGCGCTGAAAAGGGTAACGATCACAATCGAACGAGCCTTGCAGAATCCTCTTCCAGCGGCATTTTCGGATGGTATCCGGGCCAGCACGGTCACAGCCGTTCTCAATTGGACGTGCAAGTGAAAGGCATTTGGAAGACCCTTCAACTGGCGGAGCGCCGGGCGAAGatacatcaacaacaacatcctCCTGCGGGAGTCAAGAATCACGTTAGAAGTTCGTGGGGAAATGATAATGACAAATCCTGGTTAAAAGAGCCGGACGTGATGTTGGATAGTTCCACGCTGGATTTGCAGCTGGGTCGTTGGGACGATAGTCGTAGGTTCGTCATTAGGGATTTCGCCGTGACTGGACATCAGTTCCACAGTACGGCCGTGAGCCACAACGTTTGTTTGGCGACACAGTCGTCCCTTGACCGACTACATTGGCTGGGCGAGTCGGCAGATCATTGGAGAGGTGCCATTTCGTTTGCTATTTACTTGGACGACGAAGAGGTCAGCATTTTCAACAAAGTATTAACACACATGCGACGGTGTCATCCCGATCTGCTGGCCAACATCGCATTTCACGTCATTTCATCTCCTGGCCAATCTACGGCCCTTCCGGCCGCCTTTTCCGCTACTCTATCTTCATCTTCCGGCAGCAAATTCTGGACGGAAACGGAAGATGGTGAAGATAGCAGTTTCGGTTCAACAGCCAACTGTACCGGTCCAGCGGAGGCTCTCACCTGGTTGCTGAAAGAACGGCCGTCTCTCAGCGCCAAGTGGGAATCTGGCCGTCCGTACCCGCAGAACTTGATGCGTAACGTGGCCCGCAAAGGCTGTCCCAGCACTTATGTTCTGCTCCTGGACGTCGACGTCATCCCATCGTACAACATGGCCGAGTCGTTGGTTGAGTTCCTTGACCGGCCGACAGTGGCCGCTCACTGCCCAAAGTGCGCGTTTGTCGTCCCGACTTACGAGCTGGACTATTCGGCCGATTTCCCTCAGAACAAGTCGCAACTCCTGGCGTTGGAGACGCAGGGCCGTGCTCAACCATTCCATCACAAGGCCTTCCGCTACAACCAGTTTGCCAGCAATCTGACGAG ATGGCGCCAGACTTCTGAAACGGACCAAGTGGTTGTGAGCCACAACGTAACCAACTACGAATTCTTTTACGAGCCATTCTACATCGCCCGAGACGAAGCTCCGCCTCACGACGAACGCTTTTTAGG GTGTATGAAATGGCGTTATCTGGTTGGAGCTTTCACGTGCTCAGTCCCATTTTCACTATCCATTGGGGCATGCAAATGA
- the LOC130685306 gene encoding beta-1,4-glucuronyltransferase 1-like isoform X2 gives MWKIHCMTVVFLTGINFYLLVKLLHCAEKGNDHNRTSLAESSSSGIFGWYPGQHGHSRSQLDVQVKGIWKTLQLAERRAKIHQQQHPPAGVKNHVRSSWGNDNDKSWLKEPDVMLDSSTLDLQLGRWDDSRRFVIRDFAVTGHQFHSTAVSHNVCLATQSSLDRLHWLGESADHWRGAISFAIYLDDEEVSIFNKVLTHMRRCHPDLLANIAFHVISSPGQSTALPAAFSATLSSSSGSKFWTETEDGEDSSFGSTANCTGPAEALTWLLKERPSLSAKWESGRPYPQNLMRNVARKGCPSTYVLLLDVDVIPSYNMAESLVEFLDRPTVAAHCPKCAFVVPTYELDYSADFPQNKSQLLALETQGRAQPFHHKAFRYNQFASNLTRWRQTSETDQVVVSHNVTNYEFFYEPFYIARDEAPPHDERFLGYGFTRNTQVYEMALSGWSFHVLSPIFTIHWGMQMKQRRPAWRKNQMDRNRRLFDVIHHELKAKYGLLNKSPVRWHPKPGASSGSGRLNSDVKHQHPLFAAAKSAARTSI, from the exons ATGTGGAAGATTCACTGCATGACGGTTGTCTTCCTCACCggaatcaatttttatttgctcGTCAAACTGCTTCATTGCGCTGAAAAGGGTAACGATCACAATCGAACGAGCCTTGCAGAATCCTCTTCCAGCGGCATTTTCGGATGGTATCCGGGCCAGCACGGTCACAGCCGTTCTCAATTGGACGTGCAAGTGAAAGGCATTTGGAAGACCCTTCAACTGGCGGAGCGCCGGGCGAAGatacatcaacaacaacatcctCCTGCGGGAGTCAAGAATCACGTTAGAAGTTCGTGGGGAAATGATAATGACAAATCCTGGTTAAAAGAGCCGGACGTGATGTTGGATAGTTCCACGCTGGATTTGCAGCTGGGTCGTTGGGACGATAGTCGTAGGTTCGTCATTAGGGATTTCGCCGTGACTGGACATCAGTTCCACAGTACGGCCGTGAGCCACAACGTTTGTTTGGCGACACAGTCGTCCCTTGACCGACTACATTGGCTGGGCGAGTCGGCAGATCATTGGAGAGGTGCCATTTCGTTTGCTATTTACTTGGACGACGAAGAGGTCAGCATTTTCAACAAAGTATTAACACACATGCGACGGTGTCATCCCGATCTGCTGGCCAACATCGCATTTCACGTCATTTCATCTCCTGGCCAATCTACGGCCCTTCCGGCCGCCTTTTCCGCTACTCTATCTTCATCTTCCGGCAGCAAATTCTGGACGGAAACGGAAGATGGTGAAGATAGCAGTTTCGGTTCAACAGCCAACTGTACCGGTCCAGCGGAGGCTCTCACCTGGTTGCTGAAAGAACGGCCGTCTCTCAGCGCCAAGTGGGAATCTGGCCGTCCGTACCCGCAGAACTTGATGCGTAACGTGGCCCGCAAAGGCTGTCCCAGCACTTATGTTCTGCTCCTGGACGTCGACGTCATCCCATCGTACAACATGGCCGAGTCGTTGGTTGAGTTCCTTGACCGGCCGACAGTGGCCGCTCACTGCCCAAAGTGCGCGTTTGTCGTCCCGACTTACGAGCTGGACTATTCGGCCGATTTCCCTCAGAACAAGTCGCAACTCCTGGCGTTGGAGACGCAGGGCCGTGCTCAACCATTCCATCACAAGGCCTTCCGCTACAACCAGTTTGCCAGCAATCTGACGAG ATGGCGCCAGACTTCTGAAACGGACCAAGTGGTTGTGAGCCACAACGTAACCAACTACGAATTCTTTTACGAGCCATTCTACATCGCCCGAGACGAAGCTCCGCCTCACGACGAACGCTTTTTAGG GTACGGCTTTACGAGAAATACTCAG GTGTATGAAATGGCGTTATCTGGTTGGAGCTTTCACGTGCTCAGTCCCATTTTCACTATCCATTGGGGCATGCAAATGAAACAGCGACGGCCGGCGTGgaggaaaaatcaaatggatcGCAATCGAAGGCTGTTCGACGTCATCCATCACGAGCTGAAAGCCAAATACGGTTTGCTTAACAAGAGCCCAGTCCGATGGCATCCGAAACCTGGAGCCTCAAGCGGCAGCGGTCGATTAAACAGCGATGTCAAGCACCAGCATCCGCTATTCGCCGCGGCTAAATCAGCCGCACGCACTTCCATCTGA